The following are encoded together in the Thermococcus sibiricus MM 739 genome:
- a CDS encoding DUF432 domain-containing protein, whose amino-acid sequence MFGEHELKTQFIKFGDKKIHLVEESESLVRYRRDEVEKIIKSNGEKLKVLPAPATGYGVRLLMVKFKEPLIVSPHDSLAGFIEAPIEIDVKVGGLSVDHLLVGREKYALYGALEAGVICRYHVSPFYLKEPDSIGAAKLIVSNPSPEWKSLERVIIPIWKTSMYYEGTKAYYPLLIVTMKNHNPEVNNTGRAPKEGLNAVGEGLSLPNFLMRW is encoded by the coding sequence ATGTTTGGCGAGCATGAATTAAAGACCCAGTTCATCAAATTTGGTGATAAAAAAATTCACCTTGTAGAGGAGAGCGAAAGCTTGGTTAGATACAGGCGGGATGAAGTGGAGAAGATAATCAAAAGTAACGGGGAAAAACTTAAGGTTCTCCCGGCACCGGCAACCGGCTACGGCGTGAGGCTTCTCATGGTAAAGTTCAAGGAGCCCCTTATAGTGTCCCCCCACGATTCTCTAGCGGGGTTTATTGAGGCTCCGATAGAAATAGACGTTAAAGTTGGGGGGCTGAGTGTGGACCACTTATTAGTGGGCAGGGAGAAATACGCCCTATACGGGGCACTCGAAGCCGGCGTAATCTGCCGCTACCACGTTAGCCCCTTCTATTTAAAGGAGCCAGACTCCATCGGAGCGGCAAAGCTCATAGTATCAAACCCCTCCCCCGAGTGGAAGTCCCTTGAGAGGGTCATAATCCCGATCTGGAAAACCTCCATGTACTATGAGGGCACAAAAGCGTATTACCCCTTGCTAATTGTCACGATGAAGAACCACAATCCTGAGGTCAACAACACTGGAAGAGCTCCAAAAGAAGGACTGAACGCGGTGGGAGAAGGACTGTCCCTTCCGAACTTCCTTATGAGGTGGTGA
- a CDS encoding mechanosensitive ion channel family protein gives MNTTASFWEEGLLGENLFLTLTLGAVVKALLVLVIGLLIAKLLRRYILNLSRSTRYVWIINEDTASTLYNLIAIIAVVYSLDALGVLSYKIAGTSLSNLLTAFLVFYFSYILAKKTKDYLVRSSSQKKLPEAQIKAKIFYYLVITLAFFIALNIAGFSGKLSTLLAAAGITGIVLGFSAQTVVSNFISGIFMYFDKPLKIGDPVEVAGYSGIVHDIRILSTRIRTWDGLLVRIPNEKLFNSEIKNLQKYPARRVDIIVGIAYKEDAQKAIDVIKKTLDEMPYVLAEPEPMVFVDKLGASSVDIAVRAWAPSEKWFEVRWRIVQRVKKALDEAGIEIPFPQRVNWFAEELKVKVEKD, from the coding sequence ATGAACACAACAGCGTCTTTCTGGGAGGAGGGGCTTCTCGGGGAGAACCTGTTCCTCACACTCACCCTAGGTGCGGTCGTAAAGGCCCTTTTAGTCCTCGTGATAGGCCTTCTAATAGCAAAGCTTCTCAGGAGGTACATCCTTAACCTGTCCAGAAGTACGAGGTACGTGTGGATAATTAACGAGGACACTGCATCCACGCTTTACAACCTGATAGCCATTATAGCGGTCGTTTACAGTCTCGATGCCTTAGGAGTGCTCTCCTATAAAATCGCCGGGACGAGCCTGAGCAACCTTTTAACGGCCTTCCTGGTGTTTTACTTCTCATACATCCTTGCCAAAAAGACAAAGGACTACCTTGTGAGGAGTTCCTCTCAGAAGAAGCTCCCAGAGGCTCAGATCAAAGCGAAAATCTTCTACTACCTGGTCATCACGCTGGCGTTCTTCATAGCCCTCAACATAGCGGGCTTTAGCGGTAAGCTGAGCACTCTCCTCGCTGCGGCTGGAATAACGGGTATCGTCCTCGGTTTCTCAGCACAGACCGTCGTTTCAAACTTCATCTCTGGGATATTCATGTACTTTGACAAACCCCTCAAGATAGGCGACCCAGTGGAAGTTGCGGGATACTCTGGAATCGTGCACGACATCAGAATTCTCTCAACGAGGATAAGGACATGGGACGGCCTCCTAGTGAGGATTCCAAACGAGAAGCTATTCAACAGCGAAATAAAGAACCTCCAGAAGTATCCGGCGAGGAGGGTCGACATAATCGTCGGCATAGCCTACAAGGAAGACGCCCAGAAGGCCATAGATGTCATAAAAAAAACCCTCGACGAGATGCCCTATGTCCTTGCGGAGCCCGAGCCTATGGTCTTCGTGGACAAGCTCGGGGCGAGCAGCGTCGACATAGCCGTCAGGGCGTGGGCACCGAGCGAGAAGTGGTTCGAAGTTAGGTGGAGGATAGTCCAGAGGGTAAAGAAAGCGCTCGACGAGGCTGGAATAGAGATACCGTTCCCGCAAAGGGTTAATTGGTTTGCAGAAGAACTGAAAGTGAAGGTGGAGAAAGACTAG
- a CDS encoding METTL5 family protein translates to MKKKHLAMILSNLKGFKEPKPELEQYKTPGNVAAELLWLAHSMGDIEGKIIADLGAGTGVLSIGASLMGAKKVYAVEKDKKALEIAKENAETLNIKNIEFLEVSVKEFDARVDTVIMNPPFGSQNPKADRPFLLKAFEISDVVYSIHLAKEEVRKFIEAFTRDNSFKITNRLTTTFEIPAQFFFHKKRLEQILVDIYRFERNKHG, encoded by the coding sequence ATGAAGAAAAAGCACCTTGCAATGATACTCTCAAATTTGAAGGGTTTTAAAGAACCTAAACCCGAGCTTGAGCAATACAAGACTCCGGGAAATGTTGCCGCTGAACTGCTCTGGTTAGCGCACTCAATGGGGGATATTGAAGGAAAAATTATAGCGGATCTCGGAGCTGGCACCGGAGTTTTAAGCATAGGGGCCAGTTTGATGGGAGCTAAAAAAGTTTATGCAGTTGAGAAAGATAAAAAAGCTCTGGAGATAGCAAAAGAAAATGCAGAAACACTAAACATCAAGAATATCGAGTTCTTAGAGGTGTCTGTAAAGGAATTTGATGCTAGAGTTGACACCGTGATAATGAACCCCCCCTTTGGTAGCCAAAACCCCAAAGCAGACAGACCTTTCCTGCTCAAAGCTTTTGAGATCAGCGATGTTGTCTATTCCATTCACCTCGCCAAAGAAGAAGTTAGAAAATTTATAGAGGCCTTTACACGAGATAACAGTTTTAAAATCACTAATCGCTTAACTACAACTTTTGAAATCCCTGCCCAGTTTTTCTTCCATAAAAAACGGCTGGAACAGATTTTAGTTGACATTTACAGATTCGAGAGAAATAAACATGGGTGA
- the dph2 gene encoding diphthamide biosynthesis enzyme Dph2, translating into MYELHEREVLEKLRELNVRKVLIQTPEGLKREAQFLAEFLEKNSIESLISGDINYGACDPADKEAKMLGCDALIHLGHSYMVLNLEVPTIFIPAFAKVNVVKALSKNIEEIKKLGKKIALVTTVQHIRELNKAKEFLEKEGFEVKVGKGDGRISFPGQVLGCNFSAAKVEAEGVLFIGAGYFHPVGVALATKKPTLAINPYSGDAIWMNRETERFIRKRWAQIAKAYDAKKFGVITSTKKGQLRIGEARKIVKLLREYGKEVQLIVMNHISYQALEGFDFDAYVVVACPRVPIDDVENWRKPVLTPRELEILLGLKEDYEFDEIAGGKRVQDEPMGISLKLPKSL; encoded by the coding sequence ATGTACGAACTTCATGAGCGAGAAGTTTTGGAAAAACTGAGAGAACTAAATGTCAGGAAGGTTTTGATTCAAACTCCTGAAGGTCTTAAGAGAGAGGCGCAGTTTCTCGCTGAATTTCTGGAGAAAAACTCTATAGAGAGTTTAATAAGTGGAGATATTAATTACGGTGCTTGCGACCCAGCAGATAAGGAAGCAAAAATGCTCGGATGTGATGCTTTAATCCATCTTGGTCATTCATACATGGTTCTCAACCTTGAAGTCCCAACGATTTTTATTCCCGCCTTTGCAAAAGTTAATGTGGTCAAGGCATTATCCAAAAACATAGAGGAAATAAAAAAGCTCGGGAAGAAGATAGCATTAGTTACGACAGTCCAGCACATAAGAGAGTTAAATAAAGCAAAAGAGTTTCTCGAAAAGGAGGGGTTTGAGGTAAAAGTGGGCAAAGGAGACGGTAGAATCTCTTTTCCCGGCCAAGTTTTGGGGTGCAACTTCTCCGCGGCAAAAGTAGAAGCTGAAGGGGTTCTTTTCATTGGAGCTGGATACTTTCATCCTGTTGGCGTTGCCTTAGCCACAAAGAAGCCTACGTTAGCAATAAACCCTTACAGCGGAGATGCAATATGGATGAATAGAGAAACGGAAAGGTTCATCAGAAAGCGCTGGGCTCAAATAGCCAAAGCATACGATGCGAAGAAGTTCGGGGTAATAACGAGTACAAAAAAAGGCCAGCTAAGAATTGGAGAGGCCAGAAAAATTGTAAAACTCCTAAGAGAGTATGGAAAAGAGGTCCAGCTAATAGTGATGAACCACATAAGCTACCAAGCCCTAGAGGGCTTTGACTTCGATGCCTACGTGGTGGTTGCCTGCCCAAGAGTACCGATAGATGACGTTGAGAATTGGAGAAAACCCGTGCTGACTCCGAGAGAGCTTGAAATTCTTCTTGGACTGAAGGAGGATTACGAGTTCGACGAAATCGCCGGCGGTAAGAGGGTTCAAGACGAACCCATGGGAATAAGCCTCAAGCTCCCAAAGTCTTTATAA
- a CDS encoding DUF3887 domain-containing protein, whose translation MKKIMILLILLLISSFVLAERPYDGVAEATFEALKSGDYSILQPYLDDDMKKAFDEKQFNAFREDLISKYGQLKDYTFVKEGRSSGFILGYYSFEFEKADVTLRLVFREVSGDYKLSGMWIDAVNSKEAGIPLGVALFFPVLGGFLALLTFYILGFRKIGVAEIILGIILVAITLGIQPLIQNAPFLAVGIKSNSDIIAKGTAFVILTAIWLGFVAGFFQESLKYAFSRSKYLNEALFIGIGFGLGEAILVPALQAIQISVLGGSTPQLSTAFVSMLERYLAALFHAGTTVVLAYSYRNGFGKRALLGLSVAHGIIDTFAAYYQFKPSTIVLAITYVLLLIVSVLLLRYGLPKVKEEKEENRIVW comes from the coding sequence ATGAAGAAGATTATGATATTGTTAATACTACTCCTTATTAGCTCCTTTGTCCTTGCTGAAAGGCCCTACGATGGTGTTGCTGAGGCAACTTTCGAGGCATTAAAGAGTGGTGACTACTCTATCCTGCAACCTTATCTTGATGATGACATGAAGAAGGCCTTTGATGAAAAACAGTTTAACGCATTTAGGGAAGATCTAATTTCAAAGTACGGTCAGCTTAAAGATTACACTTTCGTTAAAGAGGGAAGATCTTCTGGTTTCATCCTTGGTTACTACAGCTTCGAATTTGAAAAAGCAGACGTGACTTTAAGGCTCGTGTTTAGGGAGGTTAGTGGTGATTACAAGCTTTCTGGCATGTGGATTGATGCAGTAAATTCAAAGGAAGCTGGCATTCCATTAGGTGTTGCACTATTCTTTCCTGTTTTAGGAGGATTTTTGGCTTTGTTGACATTCTACATACTGGGGTTTAGAAAAATAGGTGTTGCAGAGATTATCTTGGGCATTATACTTGTTGCAATAACTCTTGGGATTCAACCTCTGATACAGAATGCACCATTTTTAGCAGTAGGTATAAAGTCAAACTCCGATATAATTGCAAAAGGAACAGCCTTTGTGATCCTTACTGCAATATGGCTTGGCTTTGTAGCAGGATTTTTCCAAGAAAGTTTGAAATATGCTTTTTCGAGAAGCAAGTATCTTAATGAGGCTTTGTTCATTGGTATTGGCTTTGGGCTTGGGGAGGCAATATTAGTTCCTGCTTTACAGGCAATTCAGATTTCTGTTTTGGGGGGAAGTACTCCTCAGCTAAGCACTGCTTTTGTGTCCATGCTTGAACGTTATTTGGCCGCCTTATTTCATGCAGGGACAACTGTTGTTTTAGCTTATTCATACAGGAATGGATTTGGAAAGAGAGCTCTATTGGGTTTAAGTGTGGCCCATGGCATAATAGACACTTTCGCTGCCTACTACCAATTCAAACCATCCACGATAGTTTTGGCCATAACTTATGTGCTCCTCTTGATTGTCTCGGTGTTGTTACTCCGTTATGGACTTCCAAAAGTCAAGGAAGAGAAGGAGGAAAACAGAATTGTTTGGTGA
- a CDS encoding PadR family transcriptional regulator yields the protein MFGDSKKKSLEKFKKEIRTGIYAYLILSFLSRERSHGYAIKKALEEVSDGKFVPSESTLYGILKTLEKHELIKGEWMETGGRPRKCYTITLNGEEVLKELKKEINLVKELLENHS from the coding sequence TTGTTTGGTGACTCCAAGAAGAAATCCTTAGAGAAGTTTAAGAAAGAAATTAGAACGGGCATATATGCCTATCTAATTCTTTCCTTTTTAAGTAGAGAGAGGTCGCATGGATATGCTATAAAAAAGGCACTTGAAGAAGTTAGTGATGGGAAATTCGTACCGAGTGAGAGTACTCTTTATGGAATACTTAAAACTCTTGAAAAACACGAGTTAATAAAAGGGGAATGGATGGAAACTGGAGGGCGACCTAGGAAATGTTATACGATAACCCTCAATGGAGAGGAAGTCCTTAAAGAACTGAAGAAAGAAATAAACCTTGTAAAAGAGCTTCTCGAAAATCATTCTTGA
- the hisS gene encoding histidine--tRNA ligase, whose protein sequence is MIKRRYVFERIREVFEVYGFKEILTPTFEYTKLFELRSGEEVVEQLYAFEDKGGRNLSLRPDLTSSVARLFVNAFQTAPKPIKWYYITNMFRYEEPQSGRLREFWQAGVELIGSSNIEADAEVIALLIESYLSTGLKEFTVNVGDRILLDEFAKMIGVKDDIGLMRLIDKKDKMERGEFVKALQEFGLNEEDINKVFTLIELKGKPDDVLPKARELFTSEIAKEELKKIEELFELLKAYGIKDYALIDFGIARGFDYYTSIVFEAIADNDLGIGSIGGGGRYDNLIEVFGGKPTPATGFAIGIERLIPILESKELLPEFKVGSDVFVAYIGNELEIKKKAIEVTQTLRKANIKAEYDIQGRKLGKALDYANSIEVKVAIILGRRDLSEGKVTIRDMKSGEQKQVAIESIVEEVKKLL, encoded by the coding sequence ATGATAAAGAGGAGATACGTATTTGAGAGAATAAGAGAAGTTTTTGAGGTCTACGGATTCAAGGAAATACTCACGCCAACATTTGAATACACAAAACTCTTTGAACTGAGGAGTGGAGAAGAGGTAGTTGAACAACTCTATGCTTTTGAGGACAAAGGTGGCAGAAACCTATCTCTGAGGCCTGATTTAACCTCAAGTGTTGCAAGACTTTTTGTAAATGCATTTCAAACAGCCCCCAAGCCAATAAAATGGTACTACATAACCAATATGTTCCGATATGAAGAACCTCAAAGCGGCCGCCTTAGAGAATTCTGGCAGGCTGGCGTAGAGTTAATAGGTTCTTCAAATATAGAAGCTGATGCGGAAGTCATTGCGCTTCTCATTGAAAGCTACCTAAGTACCGGGTTAAAAGAATTCACCGTGAATGTGGGAGATAGAATTCTGCTGGATGAGTTTGCCAAAATGATTGGAGTGAAAGACGACATTGGCCTTATGAGGTTAATTGACAAAAAAGACAAAATGGAGAGAGGAGAATTCGTAAAGGCTCTTCAAGAGTTTGGATTAAATGAAGAAGATATAAACAAGGTATTCACTCTTATAGAACTGAAAGGGAAGCCCGATGATGTCTTACCCAAGGCTCGAGAACTTTTCACGAGCGAGATTGCAAAGGAAGAATTGAAAAAGATTGAGGAGCTTTTTGAGCTGTTGAAGGCCTATGGCATTAAAGATTACGCTCTAATAGACTTTGGAATAGCAAGAGGATTTGATTACTATACAAGCATAGTTTTTGAAGCAATTGCAGATAATGATCTTGGAATAGGCTCAATCGGTGGTGGAGGAAGGTACGACAACTTAATCGAAGTCTTTGGAGGAAAGCCAACTCCGGCTACTGGCTTTGCAATCGGAATAGAGAGACTAATCCCCATATTAGAAAGCAAAGAGTTACTGCCAGAATTTAAAGTCGGTAGCGATGTGTTTGTTGCCTACATAGGAAATGAACTTGAAATAAAGAAGAAAGCCATAGAAGTAACCCAAACACTAAGAAAGGCAAATATCAAGGCAGAATACGATATTCAAGGGAGAAAGCTAGGAAAAGCACTTGATTATGCTAACAGCATAGAGGTGAAAGTTGCAATAATTCTCGGAAGAAGAGATCTATCAGAAGGGAAGGTCACCATAAGGGATATGAAAAGCGGAGAACAAAAACAAGTTGCTATAGAGAGTATAGTTGAGGAAGTGAAAAAGCTGCTATGA
- a CDS encoding MarC family protein: MITEILSSALLMIIMIDPSDKILLVSLLREDFHIEDIKQLIVRANLIGFFLLILFALAGKIILQDIFHIDLNALRVAGGFVLFKIGLEALEGGGMVTLKKEKNILALAAVPVATPLIAGPAAITTAITLTAEYGIKVSALAIVIAILTTALIMIITLYATENISKTTLGVFIRIIGLFTMAIGAQMMVEGVGGIFLKLMKSTTF, from the coding sequence ATGATAACCGAAATCCTGAGTTCCGCACTGCTCATGATAATCATGATTGATCCAAGCGATAAAATACTCTTGGTTAGCCTACTTAGGGAAGATTTTCACATAGAAGATATAAAGCAGCTCATAGTGAGGGCCAACCTCATAGGTTTCTTCCTTTTAATTTTGTTCGCTCTTGCAGGGAAGATAATACTGCAGGATATATTCCACATTGACTTGAATGCCCTTAGAGTTGCCGGAGGTTTTGTGCTCTTCAAAATAGGTCTTGAGGCACTTGAAGGTGGGGGTATGGTAACCCTAAAGAAGGAGAAGAACATCCTTGCTTTAGCTGCAGTCCCAGTCGCTACGCCACTAATAGCCGGCCCTGCAGCAATTACAACTGCGATAACATTAACAGCGGAATACGGCATAAAAGTCTCTGCCCTGGCCATTGTGATAGCAATACTGACAACAGCTCTCATAATGATAATAACTCTCTATGCAACTGAGAATATAAGCAAAACGACGCTTGGTGTGTTTATCAGGATAATCGGTCTCTTTACCATGGCTATTGGGGCCCAAATGATGGTGGAAGGCGTTGGTGGAATTTTCCTAAAACTTATGAAATCAACAACTTTTTAA
- a CDS encoding XRE family transcriptional regulator yields the protein MGKSPKVEVSPFILRKLRENSGYSVEELAKKLGVSEKKIEDVESSKDSFTITQLKSLAKIYKIPLAAFFSEDIPHIPSLPDYRINRDKKLNPEAFVAIRRAKYLSDMIVELSGKKSKFPTFPENLPPDELARIFRRYLGIGEIPKLKDSYRTLEFYKNLIEEKLGILIIEYPLKNDNVRAFSLKRDLAVIVLNESDEPKVKLFSLFHEIAHLLKGSEGICEIDVDSEKFEIERFCDKFAAEFLVPASDLKLEIEKKAKRELSDDIISELARRYGVSKHVMMLRLLNLGYITKDRYRRFKESFDKAKLEELKKKKVSGSRNWERTYFNRAGRLAIREVSRAYERGEISFFEASRILNMKIKYAERLLG from the coding sequence TTGGGAAAATCCCCCAAGGTCGAAGTGTCCCCCTTTATATTAAGGAAATTACGTGAAAATTCTGGATATAGTGTAGAAGAACTAGCAAAGAAATTAGGGGTTAGTGAAAAGAAGATTGAAGATGTAGAGAGTAGTAAAGATTCTTTTACAATCACTCAGTTGAAATCACTTGCCAAGATATATAAAATACCCTTGGCAGCGTTCTTTTCCGAAGACATTCCTCATATCCCCTCCCTTCCAGACTACAGGATTAATAGAGACAAAAAGCTTAATCCAGAAGCTTTTGTTGCTATACGAAGAGCAAAGTATCTCTCGGATATGATAGTTGAGTTAAGCGGTAAGAAAAGCAAATTTCCAACATTCCCTGAAAATCTACCACCAGATGAACTAGCGAGAATATTTAGAAGGTATTTGGGAATAGGGGAAATTCCAAAACTTAAAGACTCGTATAGAACACTTGAATTTTATAAAAATCTAATTGAAGAAAAATTAGGGATCTTAATTATTGAATATCCTCTAAAAAATGATAACGTTAGGGCATTTAGTTTAAAAAGAGATCTGGCTGTTATTGTTCTTAATGAATCAGATGAGCCGAAAGTAAAACTGTTTTCACTCTTCCACGAAATAGCTCATTTGCTTAAAGGTAGTGAGGGGATATGTGAGATAGATGTGGATTCAGAGAAATTTGAAATTGAAAGATTCTGTGATAAATTTGCAGCAGAATTTTTAGTTCCTGCCAGTGACTTGAAGTTGGAGATAGAAAAGAAAGCAAAGAGAGAATTATCAGATGATATTATTTCAGAGCTCGCTAGGAGATATGGAGTAAGCAAACACGTCATGATGCTCAGATTGCTTAACTTGGGATATATTACAAAGGATAGATATCGTAGATTTAAGGAAAGCTTCGATAAAGCAAAACTTGAAGAGCTTAAAAAGAAAAAGGTTTCAGGATCTAGAAATTGGGAAAGAACATATTTTAACCGTGCAGGTAGGTTAGCTATTAGGGAAGTTAGTAGAGCATATGAGAGAGGAGAGATAAGCTTTTTTGAAGCATCAAGGATACTTAATATGAAAATAAAATATGCTGAAAGGCTTCTTGGGTGA
- a CDS encoding DUF4411 family protein, whose translation MLNNTYVIDTNAIVDLFRRYPPDIRVFKPIWDKIEKMIVNSIIISHYEVYREIEVGDDMAVEWCKNHKKMFIDPDNHQIKIFKSVRGAYEKDQWNKKITQPGPWADPWIVTLAIQLRERSKILGVQGNVKIITQENKNKRNNIPKIAESFGIESLNLIEFFREIGL comes from the coding sequence ATGCTCAATAATACCTATGTCATAGATACAAATGCTATCGTCGATTTATTTAGACGGTATCCTCCAGACATACGAGTTTTCAAACCTATTTGGGACAAAATTGAGAAGATGATTGTTAACAGTATTATTATATCTCACTATGAGGTATATCGTGAGATTGAGGTCGGAGACGATATGGCAGTAGAATGGTGTAAAAACCATAAAAAGATGTTTATTGATCCTGATAATCACCAAATAAAGATTTTTAAGAGCGTTAGGGGGGCATATGAAAAAGATCAATGGAATAAGAAAATAACTCAACCAGGGCCTTGGGCTGACCCTTGGATTGTAACTCTAGCAATACAGCTTAGAGAGAGAAGCAAAATACTAGGAGTACAAGGGAATGTGAAAATTATCACACAAGAAAACAAGAATAAACGGAATAACATACCTAAAATAGCAGAAAGTTTTGGTATTGAATCATTAAACCTGATTGAATTTTTCCGTGAGATTGGCCTTTAA
- a CDS encoding Tfx family DNA-binding protein, with the protein MKTFLTEQQLKILQLRAKGLKQSEIAEILGTSRANVSILEKRAMEKIEKAKNTLLLWEQLNSKAAVEVKKGEDIFKVPEEIFKQADKVGIKVPYTTAEIIAFLVENAPIEERIAKEDFILFLDSHDKLRITESLLEELDEVRKD; encoded by the coding sequence ATGAAGACCTTTCTTACTGAACAGCAGCTCAAGATACTGCAGTTGAGAGCTAAAGGACTAAAGCAGAGTGAAATCGCTGAGATTTTAGGTACAAGTAGAGCAAATGTTAGCATTCTAGAAAAGCGTGCAATGGAAAAAATCGAAAAGGCCAAAAATACCTTGCTTCTCTGGGAGCAATTAAACTCAAAAGCTGCTGTAGAGGTTAAAAAAGGTGAAGATATTTTTAAAGTCCCTGAAGAGATTTTTAAGCAGGCAGATAAAGTTGGGATAAAAGTTCCATACACTACAGCTGAAATTATTGCATTTTTAGTTGAAAATGCGCCGATAGAGGAGAGGATTGCAAAAGAAGACTTCATTCTCTTTTTGGATAGTCATGATAAGCTTAGAATAACTGAAAGCCTACTTGAGGAACTTGATGAGGTAAGGAAGGATTAG
- a CDS encoding CidB/LrgB family autolysis modulator, whose translation MNSLGIFITIGTFYLFSKIYEKRKTFYLNPVLLSIITIALFLHITEIKYETYMESAQILSFLLGPAVVSLAIPLYKQRGIIKAYSKQIFFGIVFGGALAILSAFYVAKILGGTPEVLLSIAPKSITTAIAIGVSEKIGGIPALTAVLVILTGILGNAVGIEILNISKVKDKVARGLAMGVTSHGLGTARIILDDELSGAVSGLAMALNGIFTSLILPYLIKFLK comes from the coding sequence ATGAACTCTCTGGGCATCTTCATAACCATTGGGACTTTCTATCTATTTTCTAAAATCTATGAAAAGAGAAAGACCTTCTATTTAAACCCTGTCTTACTCTCCATAATAACCATAGCACTTTTCCTCCACATTACAGAAATAAAATATGAAACCTACATGGAAAGTGCCCAAATATTAAGTTTCCTGCTCGGACCAGCAGTTGTAAGCTTGGCAATCCCGCTTTACAAGCAGAGAGGAATAATAAAAGCATATTCAAAGCAGATATTTTTCGGGATCGTCTTTGGAGGAGCTTTGGCAATTTTAAGTGCTTTCTATGTGGCAAAGATACTTGGTGGAACTCCCGAAGTCCTTCTAAGTATTGCTCCAAAGAGCATAACAACAGCAATAGCAATAGGAGTCAGCGAAAAGATAGGTGGCATTCCCGCCTTAACTGCTGTACTAGTTATATTGACCGGAATATTGGGCAATGCAGTTGGGATAGAGATCTTAAACATTTCAAAAGTAAAAGACAAAGTGGCAAGGGGTCTGGCAATGGGAGTTACATCTCACGGCCTCGGAACGGCTAGAATAATACTTGATGATGAACTTTCCGGAGCAGTTAGCGGACTTGCAATGGCCTTAAATGGCATCTTCACTTCTCTAATCCTTCCTTACCTCATCAAGTTCCTCAAGTAG
- a CDS encoding CidA/LrgA family protein: MYKGLTIVFGFLFIGEGISELLHLPIPGNVIGMILLTLALISKLIDISDVEREAEFFIKNMSVMFIPPGVGVIAYWGLIKAQLIPIFVALVVSFALTLVLTAKFVEILSGGEK; the protein is encoded by the coding sequence ATGTATAAAGGGCTGACCATTGTTTTTGGGTTTCTTTTCATTGGGGAGGGAATAAGTGAATTATTGCATTTACCCATCCCGGGAAATGTAATAGGCATGATACTTCTAACCTTAGCACTCATATCAAAGCTCATAGATATAAGTGATGTGGAGAGAGAAGCGGAATTCTTTATAAAAAACATGAGTGTGATGTTCATTCCACCGGGAGTCGGCGTAATTGCATATTGGGGCCTCATAAAAGCTCAGCTCATTCCTATTTTTGTGGCTCTAGTAGTAAGTTTTGCCTTAACATTGGTTCTAACGGCCAAATTCGTCGAAATACTAAGTGGTGGTGAAAAATGA
- a CDS encoding RidA family protein, whose amino-acid sequence MVKRSVIYTENAPQPIGPYSQGILVENPDKILFISGQIPIDPETGELVKGDITRQARQAIENLLAVLEAAGATVDDVVKVNVYLDDMNDFGEFNKVYEEYFGHSKPARAVVQVARLPKDVKIEIEAIAMFE is encoded by the coding sequence ATGGTAAAGAGGAGCGTGATTTATACTGAGAATGCTCCACAACCTATTGGTCCATACAGTCAAGGTATTCTAGTAGAAAATCCCGACAAAATACTTTTTATCTCCGGCCAGATCCCAATAGACCCTGAAACAGGGGAACTCGTAAAGGGAGATATAACAAGACAAGCAAGACAAGCAATAGAAAACTTGCTGGCAGTCTTAGAGGCCGCTGGAGCCACGGTAGATGACGTAGTCAAAGTAAATGTCTATTTAGATGATATGAATGACTTTGGAGAGTTCAACAAAGTTTATGAGGAGTATTTTGGCCATTCAAAACCAGCAAGAGCCGTAGTGCAAGTAGCAAGACTGCCCAAAGATGTTAAGATTGAAATAGAAGCTATTGCAATGTTTGAATGA